The proteins below come from a single Nostoc sp. KVJ3 genomic window:
- a CDS encoding NHLP bacteriocin export ABC transporter permease/ATPase subunit, protein MVNQISDRHFQGQVYPLNGNEPILLNDPQTIWIVESGSIALFAVTVKNGIVVGTRRYLFSSDAGEALFGTASKHGLTDCQILAIPMGKAELLKVERECFRELVANADINVVALVEGWLRKFDATLFSAVIPAIQVKASGQERFSLIDGQTLQPKSNTILWIQVQEGVLYCLGIKELTLTPQKGILPFTSAMWIEADGAIQVATEITSSLRNADILLSGLSLFHQQFLFWNHLREQEERTEELQRLKARENLNRQVTAEALGELASSLMPPKADFFQEGIPLLVAAGAVGKALGMKISAPGKSEDLKRLAEPLEAIARASRLRMRQVLLRDKWWQQDCGPLVGYIQKDEDTDPVALLPISANRYELYDPIAQTRIPINAEIAATVVPVAYMFYRSFPDKALSVFDVVKFALSGRSKDLLIILFAGVSVTLLGMLVPQATAILIDNAIPDSDRNSLMQVGLGLVVAAFATALFRLVQGFALLRLETGSDASTQAAMWDRLLNLPVSFFRQYTTGDLLSRTNSVSQIRRQLGGTILIQLITSLFAFLNLGLLFYYSAELSLIAVAIAIVTIAVTTISGMILVRKVHPLLEIEGNIFGQVVELINGISKLRVAGAQKRGFAFWSKNYSRQIKLELSTQQVEDAVAVFNTIMPTLTSGILFWFTVQLLMKAEMNGAAGLSIGTFLAFNSAFGTFVGGATGMSNTVTDILQVIPQWKRAQPIVQMLPEVEQNKADPGKLMGRIAIDRVSFRYRKDGALILEDVNINAEPGEFIALVGGSGSGKSTIFRLLLGFETPEEGSIFYDGQDLSGLDVSAVRRQLGVVLQNGKIMSNSIFENLAGGARITLDEAWEASRMAGFADDIDAMPMGMHTVISEGGGNLSGGQRQRLLIAKALVLKPRILLFDEATSALDNRTQAIVSESLDKLQVTRIVIAHRLSTIRNAHRIYVLQAGKVIQQGSFDELAFREGLFAQLMQRQMA, encoded by the coding sequence ATGGTTAACCAAATTAGCGATCGCCACTTTCAAGGACAAGTATATCCTCTTAATGGCAATGAACCAATTTTACTCAATGACCCCCAAACGATTTGGATAGTTGAGTCTGGCTCTATAGCGCTGTTTGCTGTCACCGTCAAAAATGGCATAGTTGTAGGGACTCGCCGTTATCTTTTCAGTAGCGACGCTGGAGAAGCACTGTTTGGCACTGCTTCTAAGCACGGCTTAACTGACTGCCAGATATTGGCGATACCGATGGGAAAAGCAGAGTTACTGAAGGTGGAACGCGAATGTTTCCGGGAATTAGTCGCTAATGCAGATATTAATGTTGTGGCATTGGTGGAAGGATGGTTGCGGAAATTTGATGCAACACTTTTCTCTGCCGTCATACCTGCAATTCAAGTGAAGGCATCAGGACAAGAACGATTTTCGCTCATCGACGGTCAAACTCTGCAACCAAAATCAAATACAATCCTGTGGATACAAGTTCAAGAAGGAGTTTTATACTGTCTGGGAATAAAAGAACTTACCCTGACACCACAAAAAGGAATACTGCCCTTCACTTCTGCTATGTGGATAGAAGCAGATGGTGCTATTCAAGTAGCGACAGAAATCACCAGTTCGCTACGGAATGCAGATATCTTACTTTCTGGACTATCTCTGTTTCATCAGCAGTTTCTTTTTTGGAATCATCTGAGGGAACAAGAAGAACGCACTGAAGAATTACAGCGACTAAAAGCACGCGAAAACCTGAATCGGCAGGTGACGGCAGAAGCATTGGGAGAGCTAGCATCGTCATTGATGCCCCCAAAAGCTGACTTTTTTCAGGAAGGCATACCCCTGTTAGTGGCTGCTGGAGCAGTTGGTAAGGCCCTGGGGATGAAAATTTCTGCTCCTGGTAAATCAGAAGACCTGAAGCGGCTTGCAGAACCTTTGGAAGCGATCGCCAGAGCTTCACGCTTACGGATGCGGCAAGTTTTACTCCGGGATAAATGGTGGCAACAAGATTGCGGCCCTTTAGTAGGATATATTCAAAAAGATGAAGACACTGATCCAGTGGCATTGCTGCCTATTTCTGCAAATCGCTACGAACTCTACGATCCAATTGCCCAAACCCGCATCCCCATCAATGCAGAGATTGCCGCTACAGTAGTTCCAGTTGCATATATGTTTTATCGGTCTTTTCCCGATAAAGCTCTTTCTGTTTTTGATGTGGTTAAATTCGCCCTCTCCGGCCGTAGTAAAGACCTGTTGATTATTCTTTTTGCGGGTGTGAGCGTGACTTTACTGGGAATGCTTGTGCCCCAAGCTACTGCGATTTTGATTGACAATGCAATTCCCGATAGCGATCGCAATTCTTTAATGCAAGTTGGTTTAGGATTGGTAGTTGCAGCTTTTGCAACCGCCCTATTCCGCTTGGTTCAAGGATTTGCCCTACTGCGATTGGAAACTGGTTCTGATGCATCTACCCAGGCTGCTATGTGGGATCGGCTGTTGAATTTACCTGTATCCTTTTTTCGCCAATACACCACCGGAGATTTGCTATCTCGCACCAACTCTGTCAGCCAAATACGTCGTCAGCTAGGCGGGACAATTTTAATCCAGCTGATTACCAGTTTGTTTGCTTTCCTAAATTTAGGACTTTTATTCTACTACAGTGCGGAATTATCGCTAATTGCTGTTGCCATAGCGATCGTAACCATTGCTGTCACTACGATTTCTGGAATGATTCTGGTTCGGAAAGTGCATCCCCTACTAGAAATCGAAGGAAATATCTTTGGGCAAGTTGTAGAGTTAATCAACGGTATATCTAAACTCCGAGTTGCTGGTGCCCAAAAGCGCGGTTTTGCCTTCTGGAGTAAAAATTACAGTCGGCAAATAAAGCTCGAACTTAGCACTCAACAAGTTGAAGATGCTGTGGCTGTGTTCAACACAATCATGCCAACCCTCACTTCTGGGATACTTTTTTGGTTTACAGTCCAGCTACTAATGAAAGCTGAAATGAATGGCGCAGCCGGACTGAGTATTGGGACTTTTCTAGCATTCAACAGTGCTTTTGGCACATTTGTTGGCGGTGCGACAGGGATGAGCAACACGGTGACAGATATTTTACAAGTTATTCCCCAATGGAAACGCGCTCAACCCATTGTCCAGATGTTGCCCGAAGTGGAACAGAACAAGGCAGATCCGGGTAAACTTATGGGAAGAATTGCTATAGATCGCGTTTCTTTCCGCTACCGCAAAGATGGCGCTCTGATTTTAGAAGACGTTAATATTAATGCTGAACCAGGAGAATTTATTGCACTGGTGGGAGGTTCGGGTAGTGGTAAATCTACGATATTTCGATTACTACTAGGTTTTGAGACACCTGAAGAGGGCAGCATTTTTTATGATGGCCAGGACTTATCAGGATTAGATGTGAGTGCTGTCCGCCGACAGTTAGGGGTAGTTTTGCAGAATGGCAAAATTATGTCCAATTCGATTTTTGAGAATCTGGCGGGTGGTGCTAGGATTACCTTGGATGAAGCTTGGGAAGCATCTCGGATGGCTGGGTTTGCAGATGACATAGATGCGATGCCGATGGGAATGCATACCGTCATCAGTGAGGGAGGTGGTAATCTCTCTGGAGGACAGCGACAACGACTTTTGATTGCTAAAGCCTTAGTATTAAAACCTCGGATTTTGCTGTTTGACGAGGCAACCAGTGCCTTAGATAATCGAACCCAAGCAATTGTTAGTGAAAGTTTAGATAAATTGCAAGTCACTCGGATTGTCATTGCCCATAGACTAAGTACAATTCGCAATGCTCATCGGATCTATGTACTGCAAGCAGGTAAAGTTATACAGCAAGGAAGTTTTGACGAGCTAGCTTTTAGAGAAGGGCTATTTGCTCAATTGATGCAACGACAGATGGCTTAA
- the urtA gene encoding urea ABC transporter substrate-binding protein produces the protein MRRQFKRRKFLIYGSLTFGSSFFIKACANNSPTTTESTVAPPAATPAAASAGNTIKVGILHSLSGTMAISEKSVVDAEKLAIKEINAAGGVLGKQIEAITEDGASNWDTFREKATKLIDQDQVAVVFGCWTSASRKNVKPVFESKNHLLWYPVQYEGQECSKNIFYTGAAPNQQIEPSVDWLLKNKGKEFFLVGSDYVFPRTANTIIKAQLEALGGKTVGEDYLPLGNTEVTPIITKIKQNLPNGGVIYNTLNGDSNVAFFKQLKGAGLTPEKYPSMSVSIAEEEVKAIGVEYLKGHYAAWNYFQTVDTPANKKFVAAFKKEYGENRVTNDPMEAAYIAVYLWKQAVEKAGTTDIAKVTAAAYGQTLDAPEGKVTMGANHHISKIVRIGQVRQDGLFDIVYATPTAVEPVPWNQFVKETKGFACDWSDPAKGGKYKKV, from the coding sequence ATGAGAAGACAATTTAAGAGACGCAAGTTTTTAATCTACGGTTCTCTAACTTTTGGAAGCAGCTTTTTTATCAAGGCTTGTGCGAATAATTCTCCAACTACTACAGAGAGTACAGTCGCACCTCCTGCTGCAACTCCTGCTGCGGCTAGTGCTGGTAACACCATCAAAGTAGGTATTTTGCACTCTCTGAGTGGCACAATGGCTATTAGTGAAAAAAGCGTTGTCGATGCTGAAAAATTAGCAATCAAGGAAATTAACGCTGCTGGTGGTGTCTTAGGTAAACAAATTGAAGCAATTACCGAAGATGGTGCTTCTAACTGGGATACTTTTAGGGAAAAGGCAACTAAGCTAATCGATCAAGATCAAGTTGCCGTAGTTTTTGGTTGTTGGACTTCTGCTAGCCGCAAGAATGTTAAGCCTGTATTCGAGAGCAAAAATCACCTGCTCTGGTATCCTGTACAGTATGAAGGACAAGAGTGTTCTAAAAATATTTTCTACACTGGTGCTGCACCAAATCAACAAATTGAACCGTCTGTTGATTGGTTGTTGAAAAACAAGGGTAAAGAATTCTTTTTAGTGGGTTCTGACTACGTTTTTCCCCGCACTGCTAACACAATTATTAAAGCCCAATTAGAAGCTTTAGGCGGGAAAACAGTTGGTGAGGATTATTTACCTCTTGGCAACACAGAAGTTACACCTATCATTACGAAAATAAAACAAAATTTGCCTAATGGTGGCGTGATTTACAACACCCTAAATGGTGATAGTAATGTCGCTTTCTTCAAACAATTAAAAGGGGCTGGATTGACACCAGAAAAATATCCCTCTATGTCTGTAAGTATTGCCGAAGAAGAAGTCAAAGCCATCGGTGTAGAGTATCTCAAAGGTCACTATGCTGCTTGGAACTATTTCCAAACAGTAGACACACCTGCTAATAAGAAATTTGTTGCAGCTTTCAAGAAAGAGTATGGTGAAAATCGGGTAACAAATGACCCAATGGAAGCAGCGTATATTGCAGTTTATTTGTGGAAGCAAGCAGTAGAAAAAGCTGGGACTACAGACATAGCGAAAGTAACTGCTGCGGCTTATGGTCAAACTCTAGATGCACCTGAAGGTAAAGTGACAATGGGTGCTAATCATCACATATCCAAAATTGTGCGGATTGGTCAAGTTAGGCAAGATGGTTTGTTTGATATTGTTTATGCTACTCCGACAGCAGTTGAACCAGTTCCTTGGAATCAATTTGTAAAAGAGACTAAGGGATTTGCTTGTGATTGGTCTGATCCTGCTAAAGGTGGTAAATACAAGAAAGTTTAA
- a CDS encoding ABC transporter permease subunit — MLTGFLEAIFNGISIGAVLLIAALGLAIIFGLMGVINMAHGELMMFGAYTTFVVQNVCKQLGGVWFEVYIFLALIIAFIFTAAVGLILEKGVIRYLYGRPLETLLATWGVSLIFQQLVRSVNWVLVIGISIFSLLFFGGLGILNSRTDLGRVRNWIVTVIFLLSLGVTITTVNLLSQNYQLAVTQPWFGAQNVDVTAPTWLQAGISLGGVQLPFARLFIIALTIICVAGIYLFLQRSSWGLRIRAVTQNRSMSACLGIPTQKVDAITFALGSGLAGVAGCAISLLGSVGPNTGQNYIIDTFMVVVVGGVGNLTGTVVAALGIGTANFLIGSGTLALLFTPVKPLADLFTFFATTSMAKVMVFALIIVFLQWKPGGIFPQKGRTVDV; from the coding sequence GTGTTAACAGGATTTTTAGAAGCTATATTTAATGGCATTAGTATTGGCGCTGTATTATTAATTGCGGCGTTGGGACTAGCCATTATATTTGGATTGATGGGTGTCATCAATATGGCACATGGTGAGTTGATGATGTTTGGGGCTTATACAACATTTGTTGTGCAAAATGTCTGTAAGCAATTGGGCGGAGTATGGTTTGAAGTCTATATATTTTTGGCTTTGATTATTGCTTTTATATTCACGGCTGCTGTGGGATTAATTCTAGAGAAAGGCGTGATTCGCTATCTCTATGGACGACCATTAGAAACTCTCTTGGCAACTTGGGGAGTAAGTTTAATTTTTCAGCAGTTGGTTCGCAGCGTCAATTGGGTCTTGGTAATTGGCATATCTATATTTTCTCTATTGTTTTTTGGAGGTTTAGGGATTTTGAATTCCCGCACAGATTTGGGAAGGGTTCGTAACTGGATTGTGACGGTGATATTTTTATTATCGCTGGGGGTGACAATCACAACGGTAAATTTATTGAGTCAAAATTATCAGCTAGCAGTAACTCAACCTTGGTTTGGCGCTCAAAATGTGGATGTAACAGCACCTACTTGGTTACAAGCGGGGATATCTTTAGGTGGTGTGCAATTGCCTTTTGCTAGGTTATTTATTATCGCTTTAACAATAATCTGTGTGGCAGGAATTTATTTATTTTTACAACGTTCTAGCTGGGGTTTAAGAATTCGGGCTGTAACTCAAAACCGAAGCATGAGTGCTTGTTTGGGTATTCCAACTCAAAAGGTTGATGCGATTACTTTTGCACTGGGTTCTGGTTTAGCTGGTGTGGCTGGATGTGCGATTAGTTTACTCGGTTCGGTGGGGCCGAATACGGGACAAAACTATATTATTGATACTTTTATGGTTGTCGTTGTTGGGGGGGTGGGCAATTTAACTGGGACTGTTGTGGCTGCGTTGGGTATTGGTACGGCTAATTTTTTAATTGGTTCTGGGACTTTGGCTTTGTTGTTTACTCCTGTGAAGCCTTTGGCAGATTTGTTTACTTTTTTTGCGACGACGAGTATGGCGAAGGTGATGGTATTTGCACTGATTATTGTGTTTTTGCAGTGGAAGCCTGGGGGGATTTTTCCGCAGAAGGGACGTACTGTTGATGTTTAA
- the urtC gene encoding urea ABC transporter permease subunit UrtC, with amino-acid sequence MRRRGGGLLIEVGMVVAIALFLIIVMPLLLTEFRLNLLGRFLSLAIVALGIDLIWGYTGLLSLGHGIFFGLGGYAIAMYLKLQVPTGELPDFMLLYGVTELPAFWQPFYSFPLTIAAVVLIPGLLAGLLGYLVFRNRLKGVYFSILTQAGTIVFFNFFNGQQQFFNGTNGLIDFTTLFGATVSDAKTQFVFYTLTVVFLAATYGICRWLTTGRFGRLLIAIRDDESRVRFSGYDPTDFKVLVFAVSGAIAGIAGAFYTIQSGSVSPRAMDIAFSIEMVIWVAVGGRATLIGAIVGTLLVNYARTFLSEQFAEIWLFFQGALFLIVVTVLPDGIVGWFRSQNISLFNRRQEISTYPTLEEDPEVQHERENIGN; translated from the coding sequence ATGAGGAGGAGGGGAGGAGGGTTGTTAATTGAGGTGGGGATGGTGGTTGCGATCGCACTTTTCCTTATAATTGTTATGCCACTGTTGCTTACGGAGTTTCGCCTGAATTTGTTGGGGCGATTTTTGTCGCTGGCGATCGTGGCTTTGGGTATTGATTTGATTTGGGGTTATACTGGTTTATTAAGTTTGGGACATGGTATTTTCTTTGGTTTGGGTGGATATGCGATCGCAATGTACCTAAAACTGCAAGTCCCGACTGGTGAATTGCCTGATTTTATGTTGCTCTATGGGGTTACGGAACTTCCCGCTTTTTGGCAACCTTTTTATTCGTTTCCTTTGACAATAGCTGCTGTGGTACTAATTCCTGGGTTATTGGCGGGATTGTTGGGATATTTGGTTTTCCGAAATCGCCTTAAGGGTGTTTATTTTTCTATCTTGACTCAAGCGGGAACTATTGTATTTTTTAATTTCTTTAACGGTCAACAACAATTTTTCAACGGCACAAACGGACTGATAGATTTTACAACTTTGTTTGGGGCAACGGTCAGCGATGCCAAAACGCAGTTTGTTTTCTATACCCTAACGGTAGTGTTTCTCGCAGCCACCTACGGCATTTGTCGCTGGTTGACAACTGGACGCTTTGGCAGATTGTTGATAGCGATTCGTGATGATGAAAGTCGGGTACGATTTTCTGGCTATGACCCTACAGATTTTAAGGTGTTGGTGTTTGCAGTTTCAGGTGCGATCGCAGGGATAGCAGGAGCATTCTACACTATTCAAAGTGGTTCAGTATCACCCAGAGCAATGGATATTGCTTTTTCCATTGAAATGGTGATTTGGGTAGCTGTAGGGGGACGCGCTACTTTAATTGGCGCAATTGTCGGAACTTTGTTAGTAAATTATGCCCGCACTTTTTTAAGCGAACAATTTGCTGAAATCTGGCTATTTTTCCAAGGCGCACTATTTTTGATAGTCGTCACAGTGCTTCCTGACGGCATCGTGGGATGGTTCCGTAGTCAGAATATTTCTCTTTTCAACCGCCGTCAAGAAATTTCTACATATCCCACCTTGGAAGAAGACCCCGAAGTGCAACATGAACGCGAAAATATTGGAAACTGA
- the urtD gene encoding urea ABC transporter ATP-binding protein UrtD, producing the protein MNAKILETENVTVSFDGFKALNQLNFSMDVGELRVVIGPNGAGKTTFLDVITGKVQPTVGRVLFKGRNLRSLPEYKIARLGIGRKFQTPRIYLNLTPRENLEITSNKKKNVFSTLFERSNAVEKNNIKGLLETIGLTPKADIKAALLSHGEKQRLEIGMLVAQSPDLLLVDEPVAGLTDEETYNIGELLLALAQSHSILVIEHDMEFVRQIARKVTVLHEGSVLCEGNFEEVQNDSRVIEVYLGKQEE; encoded by the coding sequence ATGAACGCGAAAATATTGGAAACTGAAAACGTAACTGTGAGTTTTGACGGTTTTAAGGCTTTAAATCAGCTTAATTTTAGTATGGATGTGGGTGAATTACGAGTAGTAATTGGCCCCAATGGTGCGGGAAAGACAACATTCCTAGATGTAATTACGGGGAAAGTTCAGCCAACCGTTGGGCGAGTTTTATTCAAAGGAAGAAATCTGCGTTCTTTACCTGAATATAAAATTGCCCGATTGGGAATTGGGCGTAAGTTTCAAACACCCCGAATTTACTTAAATTTAACACCCCGCGAAAATCTGGAAATTACCAGTAATAAAAAGAAAAATGTCTTTTCTACTTTGTTTGAACGTTCTAATGCTGTTGAAAAGAATAATATTAAAGGATTGTTGGAAACTATCGGTTTAACGCCAAAAGCTGATATAAAAGCCGCTTTACTTTCTCACGGAGAAAAGCAACGTTTAGAAATTGGGATGTTAGTAGCACAGTCTCCAGATTTGTTACTCGTTGATGAACCAGTTGCAGGTTTAACAGATGAAGAAACCTATAACATTGGCGAACTACTTTTAGCACTAGCGCAGAGTCATTCAATTTTAGTAATTGAACACGATATGGAGTTTGTGCGTCAAATTGCCCGAAAAGTAACAGTGTTACATGAAGGTTCCGTGCTGTGTGAAGGGAATTTTGAGGAAGTGCAAAATGACTCTCGTGTGATTGAGGTTTATTTGGGAAAACAAGAAGAATAA
- a CDS encoding elongation factor G, translating into MNEKVKSGSRNIAIVGPYLSGKTTLLESLLFVTGAISRKGSVKDSNTVGDSAGESRDRQMSVEVSAASTEYNGICFTFIDCPGSVEFAQETYNALIGVDAAIVVCEPIRERVLTLAPLFKFLDDWEIPHLVFVNKMDRANIHVLETLHALKAVSSRPLVAHQYPIMNGEQLIGFIDMVSEQAYKYHPGAPADPIPFPESLKEEEHTARAEMLEALANFDDHLLEELLEDIEPPQEEILKDLKMELGADLVVPVFFGVAEQDYGVRPLLEALLREAPEPETTAERRLKNLKGDTPLAQVLKTYYTPQGGKLSLVRVWRGKLTDGIVLNGIRTGGIYRLMGQQQQFVNQANAGEIVALSRLEGIKTGDTISTEQQSAMELPKAAQLEPVYALAITPEKRNDEVKLSSAITKLLEEDSSLAWEQHGDTHEVILWGQGEIHLQVTLDRLRRKYNLPMTTHLPQVPYKETISKTVASVHGRYKHQSGGHGQFGDVFLDIKPLPRGTGFNFNETIVGGVVPKQYIPGVEMGVREFITHGPLGFPIVDLAVTLTNGSYHNVDSSEQAFKQAARLAMQTGIPQAEPTLLEPILRVEVTTPSEFTSKVLQLLSGRRGQILGYEGRNDWQGWDNVSAYLPQAEMQNFIVELRSLTLGVGSFHWEYDHLQEVPEKLAERVIHSNGNGNGK; encoded by the coding sequence ATGAACGAAAAAGTAAAATCGGGTTCGCGGAATATTGCAATTGTTGGGCCTTATTTGAGTGGAAAAACCACTTTACTAGAAAGCTTGTTATTTGTCACAGGGGCAATTTCTCGTAAAGGCAGTGTTAAAGACAGCAATACAGTAGGAGATAGTGCTGGCGAATCGCGCGATCGCCAGATGAGTGTAGAAGTCAGCGCCGCTAGCACTGAGTATAACGGCATTTGCTTCACTTTTATTGACTGTCCAGGAAGCGTAGAATTTGCCCAAGAAACGTACAATGCTTTAATTGGAGTGGATGCAGCAATTGTAGTTTGCGAACCCATCCGCGAACGAGTCCTCACCCTTGCCCCTCTATTTAAATTCCTGGACGATTGGGAAATTCCCCACCTCGTCTTCGTCAACAAAATGGATCGGGCAAATATTCACGTTTTAGAAACCTTACACGCCCTGAAAGCAGTATCTAGCCGTCCCCTGGTAGCGCATCAATATCCCATCATGAACGGGGAACAACTCATCGGCTTTATTGATATGGTGAGCGAACAGGCATATAAATATCATCCCGGCGCACCTGCTGACCCCATCCCCTTCCCCGAAAGTTTAAAAGAAGAAGAACATACAGCACGGGCAGAAATGCTCGAAGCCTTAGCAAATTTTGACGATCATTTACTCGAAGAACTTTTAGAAGATATCGAACCACCCCAAGAGGAAATTCTCAAAGATTTAAAAATGGAATTAGGGGCAGATTTAGTAGTACCCGTTTTCTTTGGTGTAGCAGAACAAGATTATGGTGTCAGACCTCTATTAGAAGCCTTATTACGGGAAGCCCCAGAACCAGAAACTACAGCAGAACGTCGTTTAAAAAACTTAAAAGGTGATACACCTCTAGCGCAGGTATTAAAAACTTACTACACTCCCCAAGGTGGCAAACTCTCTCTGGTGCGTGTTTGGCGAGGCAAATTGACTGATGGTATTGTCCTCAATGGGATTCGTACTGGTGGAATTTACCGCCTCATGGGACAACAACAGCAGTTTGTTAACCAAGCTAACGCCGGTGAAATTGTCGCATTGAGCCGTTTAGAAGGAATTAAGACAGGCGATACAATCTCCACAGAACAGCAATCGGCGATGGAATTACCCAAAGCTGCACAGTTGGAACCCGTATATGCCCTCGCCATTACACCAGAAAAGCGCAACGATGAAGTTAAACTCAGCAGTGCCATTACCAAGTTGTTAGAAGAAGACTCCTCACTTGCTTGGGAACAACATGGCGATACTCACGAAGTTATTCTTTGGGGTCAAGGTGAGATTCATTTACAAGTTACCCTAGACAGACTGCGCCGCAAATATAACTTACCGATGACAACCCACTTACCGCAAGTGCCTTACAAAGAAACCATCAGCAAAACAGTGGCTTCAGTTCATGGGCGCTACAAGCATCAAAGCGGTGGTCACGGACAGTTTGGTGATGTTTTTCTCGATATCAAACCTCTGCCACGCGGTACAGGTTTTAATTTTAATGAAACCATTGTCGGCGGTGTGGTTCCTAAACAGTATATTCCTGGCGTGGAAATGGGCGTGCGGGAATTTATAACACATGGGCCTTTGGGCTTTCCAATAGTGGATTTGGCGGTAACTCTGACTAATGGTTCGTATCATAACGTTGATAGTTCCGAACAAGCCTTTAAGCAAGCTGCCCGATTAGCAATGCAAACGGGGATACCCCAAGCGGAACCTACCCTATTAGAACCAATTCTGCGGGTAGAAGTGACTACACCTAGCGAATTTACCTCGAAAGTGCTGCAACTGTTGAGTGGTAGACGGGGGCAAATTTTAGGCTATGAGGGGAGAAACGATTGGCAAGGCTGGGATAATGTTTCTGCATACTTGCCACAAGCAGAGATGCAGAATTTTATTGTAGAATTGCGATCGCTCACTCTCGGCGTTGGTTCTTTCCACTGGGAGTATGACCATTTACAGGAAGTGCCGGAAAAGCTTGCTGAACGTGTCATCCACAGTAATGGTAACGGTAACGGCAAGTAA
- a CDS encoding tetratricopeptide repeat protein, giving the protein MRLSFSKYPIAGLVSLTLLVVSIPFPSFSLSPSFSSKLAQSNGKTAIDWLNQGLQAIQAGKVQDAIAAFKQAAKLDPTLAPAHYNLGLAYRQTGKLQPSADAFYRATQADPKFAPAFANLGGALLEGNNLQLASDYLQRALELDPKLGFAHYNLGLVREQQRDCKRAIASFKKAIEYSKNAPEPPYHIGMCYLQEGQIDQAKNAFNQAVKINPKYPEAYYNLGSIWFQKRKLQEALEAFRKSAEANSNYPNAYYGAGLVFMQLQQYRDAVQVLQFARDLYNAQGNPQWAKNAEQLLQKVQKLNQ; this is encoded by the coding sequence ATGAGATTATCATTTTCTAAATATCCCATAGCAGGGTTAGTAAGTTTGACTTTGTTGGTTGTTAGTATTCCCTTCCCATCTTTTTCCCTTTCTCCCTCTTTCTCCTCAAAGCTGGCACAATCTAATGGAAAAACTGCCATAGACTGGTTGAACCAAGGTTTACAGGCAATTCAGGCGGGAAAAGTACAAGATGCGATCGCAGCCTTTAAACAAGCCGCCAAGTTAGATCCGACATTAGCACCAGCCCACTATAATTTAGGATTAGCATACCGACAAACTGGAAAATTACAACCCTCTGCGGATGCATTTTATCGAGCGACGCAAGCCGATCCGAAATTTGCTCCGGCTTTTGCTAATTTAGGTGGCGCATTATTAGAAGGTAATAATTTACAGTTAGCTAGCGATTACTTACAACGCGCCTTAGAACTCGATCCTAAACTAGGGTTTGCCCACTATAACTTGGGATTGGTACGAGAACAGCAAAGAGATTGTAAGCGAGCGATCGCATCTTTTAAAAAAGCTATAGAATATAGCAAAAATGCACCAGAGCCTCCTTACCATATAGGGATGTGTTATCTTCAGGAAGGCCAAATAGATCAAGCAAAAAATGCTTTTAATCAGGCAGTAAAAATTAATCCTAAGTATCCTGAAGCTTATTACAATCTCGGTTCAATTTGGTTTCAAAAACGCAAATTACAAGAGGCATTAGAAGCTTTTAGGAAATCAGCCGAAGCTAACTCTAACTATCCCAATGCTTATTATGGTGCAGGATTAGTTTTTATGCAGTTACAGCAATATAGGGATGCAGTACAAGTATTGCAATTTGCGAGAGATTTATATAATGCTCAGGGTAATCCGCAGTGGGCAAAAAATGCCGAGCAATTGTTACAAAAAGTACAAAAATTAAATCAATGA
- a CDS encoding phosphate-starvation-inducible PsiE family protein, which yields MQKRQKSRFLFSDRWLDRHSIVRNMEAFQDLIVIVLCLGLFAVMLIQLWGIAIAIMQPLDYKHVTAKILFVLILVELFRLLMVYLQEHSISVGVAVEVTIVSLLREIVVHGALEIYWVNTLAICGLLFVLGGLLVICAKTPHMDCMSANTKFCPVVYRGGRERQNELELQYSRQCGENEPLG from the coding sequence ATGCAAAAGCGCCAGAAAAGTCGATTTCTATTTAGCGATCGCTGGCTTGATCGGCACTCAATTGTTCGCAATATGGAAGCCTTTCAAGACTTAATTGTGATTGTCTTGTGTTTGGGTTTGTTCGCCGTCATGCTGATCCAATTGTGGGGAATAGCGATCGCTATTATGCAGCCACTAGACTATAAACATGTGACTGCAAAAATACTATTTGTGTTAATTTTGGTCGAGTTATTTCGACTATTAATGGTCTATTTGCAAGAACATAGTATCTCTGTGGGAGTAGCAGTTGAGGTAACAATTGTATCTCTACTACGAGAAATAGTAGTTCACGGAGCGCTGGAAATTTATTGGGTTAATACGCTTGCAATTTGTGGTTTGTTGTTTGTTCTGGGTGGATTACTCGTGATTTGCGCTAAAACGCCACACATGGATTGTATGAGTGCTAACACTAAGTTTTGTCCAGTTGTGTATAGAGGAGGTAGGGAACGGCAAAATGAATTGGAATTACAGTATTCACGTCAATGTGGTGAGAATGAACCTCTTGGATAA